A region of the Gammaproteobacteria bacterium genome:
CGTGCGGGTTGGCGATGCCGTAGCTGCCGAGTTTCACGGCGACGCGGTCGGCCTCGGCGACGCTGGCGAGCGGGCCGATGCGCACCCGATACAGTGGCCGCTGATCGCTGACGCCGGGGCTGATGTGGATGTCGGGCAGCGGTACCTGGCGCAGCTTGCTGGTCAGCTGCTCGGCATTCGCGCGGTTGACGAAGGCGCCCACCTGCAGATACAGCGACGGCCCTGCGGCCGGCTGGCGCGCGGGTGCCGTCGTGGCGCGCGCCTCGATGACGCGTGGCCCCTGCTCGACCGGGCGCGGCGCCGTGCCCGGCTGGATGCTGCGCACCTCCACCAGACCGGTGCCTTCGCTCAGGATCCCGAGTTTGGCGGCCGCCGCATAGGACAGGTCGATGACACGGTTGTCATAGAAGGGACCACGGTCGTTGATCTTCACCACCACCGAGCGGCCGTTGCGCAGATTGGTGACGCGCGCGTAGGTCGGTAGCGGCAGGCTCTTATGTGCGGCCGTCATGGCGTACATATCGTAGGTCTCACCGCTGGAGGTGCGGTGGCCATGGAACTTGGTGCCGTACCAGGAGGCGATGCCGCGCTCGACGTAACCGGTACTGGTCGGCATGACGTGATAGCGCTTGCCGAAGACCACGTAGCTGGAGGGATTGCCGTAGCGGCTGCGCGGCTCGTGCCGCGGCACGGCGTCGGGGATGGCCATGACATCCGGCGGGGCGGTCGGCGCGCCATCATGGCGACTGGAGTAGCGGCTGCTACCCCCGTCGTCGCGGCCGCTGCCGGCGCAGGCGCCAAGGATCAGGGCGACGAG
Encoded here:
- a CDS encoding septal ring lytic transglycosylase RlpA family protein, producing MTWQPFRSWRTWALILVALILGACAGSGRDDGGSSRYSSRHDGAPTAPPDVMAIPDAVPRHEPRSRYGNPSSYVVFGKRYHVMPTSTGYVERGIASWYGTKFHGHRTSSGETYDMYAMTAAHKSLPLPTYARVTNLRNGRSVVVKINDRGPFYDNRVIDLSYAAAAKLGILSEGTGLVEVRSIQPGTAPRPVEQGPRVIEARATTAPARQPAAGPSLYLQVGAFVNRANAEQLTSKLRQVPLPDIHISPGVSDQRPLYRVRIGPLASVAEADRVAVKLGSYGIANPHVVID